A section of the Caldisericia bacterium genome encodes:
- a CDS encoding saccharopine dehydrogenase NADP-binding domain-containing protein: MKVTVLGGCGTVGSVAVETLSSLDFFSEIVVADINREKGEKLSSTLKNVSFREVDANDEESVKSAIEGSDVVLNTIGPFFKFGPKILKAVIEKGINYVDICDDFDATERQLEMDEEAKKRGVSALIGMGSSPGFANVLVRFANDYLFDEMTSVDIYHAHGGEKTEGAAVVRHRIHSMLIDIPAFLDGEFKTVRIFDKSGEALEEDVDMCGFGKYRVYAYPHPETITLPRVFKSLKRVTNLGIVLPPKYAELIKGFVKLGVTSEEPIDVNGRKIKPIDFAVSFILSRREKFIKDAGITEPIGCLKIVIKGKKDGRRYTYIFSVTSKGAGMEKGTGIPAALGALLMGQGKIKEKGVFPPEKGVNPIDVLEVLSKKIKLGEGGKLPVEVERIDETGKKEKVDVLKFLPI, encoded by the coding sequence ATGAAAGTTACAGTTCTTGGAGGATGTGGAACTGTTGGAAGTGTTGCAGTAGAAACACTCTCTTCATTAGATTTTTTCTCTGAAATTGTTGTTGCAGATATAAACAGAGAAAAGGGCGAGAAATTATCCTCAACACTTAAAAATGTTTCGTTTAGAGAAGTTGATGCGAATGATGAAGAGAGTGTAAAAAGTGCTATTGAAGGTTCTGATGTTGTTTTGAACACTATTGGTCCATTCTTTAAATTTGGTCCAAAGATCCTAAAAGCTGTTATTGAAAAGGGAATAAATTATGTTGATATATGTGACGATTTTGACGCAACGGAGAGACAGCTTGAAATGGATGAAGAGGCAAAGAAAAGGGGAGTTTCTGCGCTTATAGGAATGGGAAGTTCTCCTGGTTTTGCAAATGTTCTTGTGAGATTTGCAAATGATTATCTCTTTGATGAAATGACAAGTGTCGATATATATCATGCACATGGAGGAGAAAAAACTGAAGGAGCTGCAGTTGTTAGGCACAGGATACATTCCATGTTGATTGATATCCCTGCCTTTCTTGATGGAGAGTTTAAAACTGTGAGAATATTTGATAAAAGCGGAGAGGCACTGGAGGAGGATGTGGATATGTGTGGATTTGGAAAGTATAGGGTTTATGCCTATCCTCATCCAGAAACAATTACACTTCCAAGAGTCTTTAAGTCATTAAAGAGAGTTACTAATCTTGGTATAGTGCTTCCTCCAAAATATGCAGAGCTTATAAAGGGTTTTGTTAAGCTTGGCGTTACTTCAGAAGAGCCTATTGATGTAAATGGTAGGAAGATAAAACCAATTGATTTTGCTGTTTCGTTCATTCTATCAAGAAGAGAGAAATTTATAAAAGATGCAGGAATAACAGAACCTATTGGATGTTTGAAGATTGTGATAAAAGGAAAAAAAGATGGAAGAAGATATACATACATTTTCTCAGTTACATCAAAAGGAGCTGGGATGGAGAAGGGAACTGGAATACCAGCAGCACTTGGTGCATTACTTATGGGTCAAGGAAAGATAAAAGAGAAGGGTGTCTTCCCACCAGAGAAAGGAGTGAATCCTATTGATGTACTGGAGGTGTTGAGTAAAAAGATAAAACTTGGAGAAGGAGGAAAACTTCCAGTTGAAGTTGAGAGGATAGATGAAACTGGGAAAAAGGAGAAGGTAGATGTTCTAAAGTTTCTTCCTATCTGA
- a CDS encoding ribulose 1,5-bisphosphate carboxylase, which translates to MKLNPLSLPIAIPEGVDYDEYLIATYLAVFPKEIPIPKLAPALAVEQSTGTWVPVPGETEEVKRKHVAKVIGVYEIPDYEFEVPKDIQMRSYIIQIAFPEVNIGEQIPMFLTTIVGNISMGGRIKLLDVRFPEKFVKGFKGPKFGIEGVRKLLNVYDRPLLNNMIKPCTGYTVDVGAELFRKAALGGCDIIKDDELIADASFNRIEERVKKYMEIEKEVFEETGEHTLYTVNITDRVPKIFENAKRAIELGANALMVNYLAVGFSVLRALAEDPSINVPILGHMDVTGAMYMSPYHGISSHIILAKLARLAGADIVVIPAPYGKAPVLPEKFIRNAYNLTFPFYNIKPTFPMPSGGITPSMIPNVIKDLGPDVVIGSGGGIHAHPQGPVAGAKAFRQAIDATMKGIPLEEAAKEYPELKVALEKWRDPFGKGIGL; encoded by the coding sequence ATGAAGTTAAACCCACTTTCATTGCCAATTGCTATTCCAGAAGGAGTTGATTATGATGAGTACCTTATTGCAACCTATTTAGCTGTCTTTCCAAAGGAAATTCCTATTCCAAAGCTTGCACCAGCACTTGCAGTGGAGCAGAGCACTGGAACATGGGTTCCGGTGCCTGGTGAAACTGAGGAGGTGAAGAGAAAGCATGTTGCAAAGGTTATAGGGGTTTATGAGATACCTGATTATGAGTTTGAGGTCCCCAAAGATATCCAGATGAGAAGCTATATAATTCAGATTGCATTTCCAGAGGTAAACATCGGAGAGCAGATTCCAATGTTTTTAACTACTATCGTAGGAAACATATCAATGGGTGGAAGAATAAAACTTCTTGATGTGAGATTTCCAGAAAAATTCGTAAAGGGATTTAAAGGACCAAAATTTGGAATAGAGGGAGTAAGAAAACTTCTCAATGTTTATGATAGACCTCTTTTAAATAATATGATTAAACCATGCACTGGATACACTGTTGATGTTGGAGCAGAACTTTTTAGAAAGGCAGCTCTTGGTGGATGCGATATCATCAAAGATGATGAATTAATAGCAGATGCATCCTTTAACAGGATAGAGGAGAGGGTTAAAAAATATATGGAGATAGAGAAAGAGGTTTTTGAAGAGACAGGTGAGCATACACTCTACACAGTAAACATCACAGATAGAGTTCCAAAGATATTTGAGAATGCAAAAAGAGCAATTGAATTAGGTGCAAATGCACTTATGGTAAACTACTTAGCTGTTGGGTTCTCTGTTTTAAGGGCACTTGCAGAGGATCCATCAATAAATGTTCCAATACTTGGACATATGGATGTTACTGGGGCAATGTATATGTCTCCATATCACGGCATAAGTTCACACATAATACTTGCAAAGCTTGCAAGACTGGCAGGTGCTGACATCGTTGTTATACCTGCTCCATACGGTAAAGCGCCTGTTCTACCAGAGAAATTTATTAGAAATGCCTATAATTTAACATTCCCATTCTACAACATCAAACCAACATTTCCAATGCCATCAGGTGGAATTACTCCTTCAATGATTCCAAATGTTATAAAGGATCTCGGACCGGATGTTGTGATTGGTTCTGGTGGTGGAATACATGCCCATCCTCAAGGTCCAGTTGCTGGAGCAAAGGCATTCAGACAGGCAATAGATGCAACGATGAAGGGAATTCCACTTGAAGAGGCAGCCAAAGAGTACCCTGAACTAAAGGTTGCACTTGAGAAGTGGAGAGATCCATTTGGAAAGGGAATTGGACTTTAA